A region of Solanum dulcamara chromosome 7, daSolDulc1.2, whole genome shotgun sequence DNA encodes the following proteins:
- the LOC129895960 gene encoding probable pectinesterase/pectinesterase inhibitor 59, whose product MSTYKFNFLLLILCSLSLFLNQSLSNTDDQETSDHDINWWCSKTPHPDPCNHFMSSGDVKPKNKSEFRTMTVQVAMDHVIQVQSHAKNVSQNCRGKRKKLVWMDCEKLMDDTILQLNRSLDGIKSNSSSCSDFDAQTWLSASLTNIETCLSGSNDLNVSNILQPNLSTNVSQLISNCLAVNGEFMDAENTTQVGGFPNWLTTSERKLLQTSSIDLMATKANYVVAKDKSGGFRSIQAAINYAASRRVGNQRIVIYIKRGVYKENILVGPTMDKIMLVGDGLKYTIITGSRSVAAGFTTYSTATVGVDGIGFIARGITFRNTAGPQNGQAVALRSASDLSVFYGCGFEGYQDTLFVQSQRQFYKSCYIYGTIDFIFGNAAVVFQNCMIYVRKPLWGQVNVITAQGRNDPFQNTAISIHNSRIMAASDLLPVIGSFQTYLGRPWQQYSRTVIMKTYLDTLVNRAGWLTWLDSNFALSTLYYAEYGNIGPAASTRYRVKWPGYHVIKNGNVASKYTVASLIAGRAWLPSTGVPFTAGL is encoded by the exons ATGTCAACTTATAAGTTcaattttttactccttatacTCTGTTCTCTTTCTCTGTTCCTAAATCAATCCTTGTCCAATACTGATGATCAAGAAACAAGTGATCATGACATAAATTGGTGGTGTAGTAAAACTCCTCATCCTGATCCATGTAATCACTTCATGTCATCCGGTGATGTCAAACCCAAAAATAAATCCGAGTTTCGAACCATGACGGTCCAAGTGGCCATGGATCATGTCATTCAGGTGCAGAGTCATGCAAAGAATGTAAGCCAAAATTGCAGGGGAAAACGCAAGAAGTTAGTGTGGATGGATTGTGAAAAGCTCATGGATGATACTATCCTCCAATTGAACCGTAGTCTCGATGGCATCAAGTCGAATTCAAGTTCTTGTTCTGATTTTGATGCACAAACTTGGCTAAGCGCCTCGTTGACAAACATCGAGACCTGTCTATCAGGATCGAATGATCTCAATGTTTCCAACATCCTCCAGCCGAATTTATCCACTAACGTTTCTCAGTTGATTAGTAATTGTTTAGCTGTGAACGGGGAGTTCATGGACGCGGAAAATACAACACAAGTTGGTGGATTTCCCAATTGGCTTACGACTAGTGAAAGAAAGTTGTTGCAAACCTCGTCGATAGACTTGATGGCTACGAAGGCCAATTATGTGGTGGCTAAAGATAAATCGGGTGGTTTTCGGTCAATTCAGGCTGCAATAAATTATGCAGCGTCGAGGAGAGTTGGAAATCAGAGAATCGTTATATATATCAAAAGGGGTGTTTATAAGGAGAATATTTTGGTAGGTCCTACAATGGATAAGATCATGTTAGTTGGTGATGGCTTGAAATACACTATAATCACAGGAAGCCGCAGTGTTGCTGCTGGTTTCACAACTTACAGTACTGCAACTGTTG GGGTGGATGGGATTGGATTCATTGCTCGAGGCATCACATTCCGAAACACGGCAGGGCCACAAAACGGCCAAGCAGTAGCTCTACGATCAGCATCCGATCTATCAGTGTTCTACGGTTGTGGTTTTGAAGGCTACCAAGACACTCTCTTTGTCCAATCTCAACGACAATTCTACAAATCATGTTATATTTACGGCACCATAGATTTCATCTTTGGCAACGCCGCAGTTGTTTTCCAAAATTGCATGATTTACGTCCGTAAACCTTTATGGGGACAAGTTAACGTGATCACAGCACAAGGAAGAAATGATCCTTTTCAAAACACAGCAATTTCAATTCACAACTCTAGGATTATGGCAGCTTCCGATCTTCTTCCAGTAATTGGATCGTTTCAAACATATTTAGGACGCCCGTGGCAACAATATTCGAGAACGGTTATTATGAAGACTTATTTAGACACTTTGGTGAATCGAGCAGGCTGGTTGACTTGGTTAGATTCTAATTTTGCTTTGAGTACATTGTACTATGCGGAATATGGTAATATTGGACCAGCGGCTTCGACAAGGTATAGGGTGAAGTGGCCTGGTTATCATGTCATAAAGAATGGGAATGTTGCTTCTAAGTATACTGTTGCAAGCCTTATAGCTGGCCGGGCGTGGTTGCCTTCTACTGGTGTGCCATTCACTGCGGGGTTGTGA